Proteins from one Telopea speciosissima isolate NSW1024214 ecotype Mountain lineage chromosome 1, Tspe_v1, whole genome shotgun sequence genomic window:
- the LOC122643606 gene encoding pectinesterase inhibitor 7-like, producing the protein MTTCSGASLDPNAETEMEFIKTSCDQVTLYPDLCFQSLSPYASTVHMSLRRLSQVALAVSLTNARSTSDMVVSLSKETSMSPSEAAAVADCVKTIGDSIDELQQSFGQMKHLGGPDFDLKLSNIQTWVSAALTNDNTCMDGFEGDDINGNIENTISGGILSVAQLTSNALALINRLSSSSGQANIVP; encoded by the coding sequence ATGACAACATGCTCAGGGGCAAGTCTGGATCCAAATGCAGAGACCGAAATGGAGTTCATTAAGACTTCATGTGATCAAGTGACTTTATATCCAGATTTGTGCTTTCAATCACTTTCTCCTTATGCTTCCACTGTTCATATGAGCCTCAGACGATTGTCTCAAGTGGCCCTCGCTGTCAGTCTAACAAACGCAAGATCTACTTCAGATATGGTGGTAAGCTTGTCTAAAGAGACTTCTATGAGTCCTAGTGAAGCAGCAGCTGTTGCAGATTGTGTCAAGACCATTGGTGATTCTATCGATGAGCTCCAACAATCTTTTGGGCAGATGAAACACCTTGGAGGCCCTGATTTTGATCTAAAATTGAGTAATATACAGACATGGGTTAGTGCTGCTTTAACAAATGACAATACATGTATGGATGGATTTGAAGGAGACGACATAAATGGAAATATCGAGAACACAATCAGTGGTGGAATTCTGAGTGTTGCTCAGCTCACTAGCAATGCCTTGGCCTTAATTAATAGGCTATCCTCCTCCAGTGGTCAAGCCAATATTGTACCTTAG